Proteins from a genomic interval of Lentimicrobiaceae bacterium:
- the miaA gene encoding tRNA (adenosine(37)-N6)-dimethylallyltransferase MiaA, with amino-acid sequence MSIFLHICKMLSHIPLITVLGPTAVGKTKLAVGIAHYFKTEIISADSRQVYRGMDIGTGKDIDDYNYCGEKIPVHLIDIVDAGEKYDIYNYKNDFIAAYNAIKSKNKTPILCGGSGLYLNTVLLDYNLPQADFSKENIDKYAAYSDAELIEELKSLKTLHNTTDTEDRNRLIKALIIAKAENNSDNSEKPQKLYPSPVIGITDERKNIIKNIDLRLEKRLKEGMIEEVESLINSGISPDNLKYYGLEYKFITSYLLNEIDFETMKNGLEIAIHQFSKRQMTWYRNMQKKGIEIFWLNLSDGLKVNTQRAIDYIINYKT; translated from the coding sequence AATGTTGTCGCATATACCGTTAATAACAGTTTTGGGTCCTACTGCCGTTGGAAAAACCAAATTGGCAGTCGGTATTGCTCATTATTTTAAAACGGAAATTATTAGTGCCGATTCTCGTCAGGTTTATAGGGGAATGGACATTGGAACGGGAAAAGATATCGACGATTATAATTATTGCGGAGAAAAAATTCCTGTACATCTTATTGATATTGTTGATGCTGGCGAAAAATATGATATCTACAATTACAAAAACGATTTTATTGCTGCGTACAATGCAATAAAAAGCAAAAACAAGACTCCTATTCTGTGCGGTGGTAGCGGTTTGTATTTGAATACGGTTTTGTTAGACTACAATTTGCCTCAAGCCGATTTTAGTAAAGAAAATATTGATAAGTATGCTGCTTACAGCGATGCAGAACTTATTGAAGAGCTAAAATCATTAAAAACGCTCCACAACACAACCGATACGGAAGACCGCAACAGACTTATTAAGGCATTGATAATTGCAAAAGCGGAAAACAATTCGGATAATTCTGAGAAACCGCAAAAACTTTATCCTTCGCCTGTTATCGGCATTACTGACGAAAGAAAAAATATTATTAAAAACATAGACCTGCGTCTTGAAAAACGGCTTAAGGAAGGAATGATTGAAGAAGTTGAAAGTCTTATCAATAGTGGCATTAGTCCCGATAATTTGAAATATTACGGACTTGAATACAAATTCATCACATCTTATTTGCTTAACGAAATTGATTTTGAAACGATGAAAAATGGTTTAGAAATCGCTATTCATCAGTTTTCAAAAAGACAAATGACTTGGTACAGAAATATGCAGAAAAAAGGAATTGAAATATTTTGGTTAAACCTGTCTGACGGGCTGAAAGTAAACACACAGAGAGCTATTGATTATATTATTAATTACAAAACGTAG